A single genomic interval of Pseudomonas sp. FeN3W harbors:
- a CDS encoding TIGR02647 family protein has product MSYTPELVAELEVLCQFNLENLQEGLKVHHDASPSTIAAFGRLYAKGLITQADGGYLTSLGRDAAEQAQTLLTILSETVTA; this is encoded by the coding sequence ATGTCGTACACCCCTGAGTTGGTCGCCGAACTGGAAGTGCTGTGCCAGTTCAATCTGGAGAACCTGCAGGAAGGGCTGAAAGTGCATCACGATGCCAGCCCGTCCACCATCGCCGCTTTCGGCCGCCTCTATGCCAAGGGCCTGATCACCCAGGCCGACGGCGGCTACCTCACCAGCCTTGGCCGCGACGCGGCCGAACAGGCGCAAACGCTGCTTACCATCCTCTCGGAAACCGTCACGGCCTGA
- a CDS encoding class I adenylate cyclase, with protein sequence MTRTQHIHPILEEGIDRKVLSTLRARFLAVNAARLERALQAMSTRQQQVLKLLPLLFHVNHPILPGYVSATTPAGLAHFVPDAEQLAEAQRLSRSFAYKPARGKLPQPILGLFLMGSLGTVAQDEHSDLDVWVCHDPALDAGQIEELRRKCELLQAWAASQGSEAHFFLVDPQRFTQGQREAKLTSDDCGTTQHYLLLDEFYRTALWLGGRTPLWWLVPDYEEHRYDEYVATLLAKRFVRADEVLDLGHLGQVPPGEFVGAGLWQLYKAIASPYKSLFKLLLVEVYASQYPQLRCLALDFKQAIYHGRIELNELDPYIAAYLAIERYLDARGDHERLELARRCLYLKINRPLSRPPVNRNKSWQRSLLERLTHDWHWDERQFALLDNRAHWKVRQVSQERRVLVNELTYGYRFLSDFTRRLQASSPLTSRDLGVLGRRLYAAIERKAGKVEVVNLGISPDMAEHSLTLVHDYDAAGDVRWSLYQGQLTAPELSNFAPLKRSRELVALLAWCHRNGVVDVSTHLSLFPGDSGLSEAELFALFNDLRRALPMPLCPVGEEALLAASKPSRVLLLINIGLDPTLQAPAVAAIGEQSMLNAVPENLVLSVDQVTLNSWNEMLVTRYEGPKALPLCLRDYLDGLGQTMQVPQLQVFCFARNRGQAIARRVEQIFEDAQQSLASAAHGRYLLQVRQHFHMLQRDANALHLTSLSDRAALLEHLGEAHHAYSPLQLERAALDGDDLALILAQGRPGCLQVFYRTAGEIAELSVLDECNALWRQQLPYRDERTLLRPLMRFLESMLYRRNAQQAGQSQQLVDPAILFYRIQPGQGARPARLERRPAPQGEVNDPFYDVQAIVEAGENGRSQVTLYCNHQEFSGLEYGAELFAAVTRMIISRRRDGERYPCYITDLDLTGLHGGGRSQTVQYLRYKARLEAALNAAMDS encoded by the coding sequence ATGACCCGCACCCAGCACATCCACCCGATTCTCGAAGAAGGCATCGACCGCAAGGTGCTGAGCACGCTGCGAGCACGCTTCCTCGCAGTCAACGCCGCGCGCCTGGAGCGGGCCCTGCAGGCCATGTCGACGCGCCAGCAGCAGGTGCTCAAGCTGTTACCGCTGCTGTTTCACGTCAACCATCCGATCCTTCCCGGCTATGTCTCGGCGACCACCCCTGCCGGACTCGCCCACTTCGTGCCGGACGCCGAACAGCTCGCCGAGGCGCAGCGCCTGAGCCGCTCGTTCGCCTACAAGCCGGCGCGCGGAAAACTGCCGCAGCCGATACTCGGCCTGTTCCTCATGGGCAGCCTCGGCACCGTGGCGCAGGACGAACACAGCGATCTGGACGTGTGGGTCTGCCACGATCCCGCCCTGGACGCCGGCCAGATAGAGGAACTGCGCCGCAAGTGCGAACTGCTGCAAGCCTGGGCGGCGAGCCAGGGCAGCGAAGCGCACTTCTTTCTGGTCGATCCACAGCGCTTCACCCAGGGCCAGCGCGAAGCCAAGCTGACCTCCGATGACTGCGGTACCACCCAGCATTACCTGCTGCTCGACGAGTTCTACCGCACGGCGCTCTGGCTCGGCGGGCGCACGCCGCTGTGGTGGCTGGTACCGGACTACGAGGAGCACCGCTACGACGAGTATGTGGCGACGCTGCTGGCCAAGCGTTTCGTGCGCGCCGACGAAGTGCTCGACCTCGGCCACCTCGGCCAGGTGCCGCCCGGCGAGTTCGTCGGTGCTGGACTCTGGCAGCTCTACAAGGCCATAGCCTCGCCCTACAAATCGCTGTTCAAGCTGCTGCTGGTGGAGGTCTACGCCAGTCAGTATCCGCAGCTGCGCTGCCTGGCGCTGGACTTCAAACAGGCCATCTATCACGGACGGATCGAACTGAACGAGCTCGATCCGTATATCGCCGCCTACCTTGCCATCGAGCGCTACCTCGATGCGCGCGGCGACCACGAGCGCCTGGAGCTGGCGCGGCGCTGCCTGTACCTGAAGATCAATCGCCCGCTGAGCCGGCCGCCGGTGAACCGCAACAAGAGCTGGCAGCGCAGCCTGCTCGAGCGGCTGACCCATGACTGGCACTGGGACGAGCGACAGTTCGCACTGCTCGACAATCGTGCCCACTGGAAAGTACGCCAGGTCAGCCAGGAACGTCGCGTGCTGGTCAACGAACTGACCTACGGCTACCGCTTTCTCAGCGACTTCACCCGACGATTGCAAGCCAGCAGCCCGCTCACCAGTCGCGACCTCGGCGTGCTGGGCCGTCGCCTGTACGCCGCGATCGAACGCAAGGCCGGCAAGGTGGAGGTGGTCAATCTCGGCATCTCGCCGGACATGGCCGAACACAGCCTGACCCTGGTACATGATTACGACGCAGCGGGCGACGTGCGCTGGTCGCTCTATCAAGGCCAGCTCACCGCGCCGGAACTGAGCAATTTCGCCCCATTGAAGCGCTCCCGCGAGCTGGTCGCACTGCTGGCCTGGTGTCACCGCAACGGCGTGGTGGATGTCAGCACCCATCTGTCCCTATTCCCTGGCGACAGCGGCCTGAGCGAAGCGGAACTGTTCGCCCTGTTCAACGACCTGCGCCGCGCACTGCCGATGCCCCTGTGCCCGGTGGGCGAAGAGGCGCTGCTGGCCGCGAGCAAACCCAGCCGGGTGCTGCTGCTGATCAACATCGGCCTGGACCCCACCCTGCAAGCCCCGGCCGTAGCGGCCATCGGCGAGCAATCGATGCTGAACGCGGTACCGGAAAACCTGGTGTTGAGCGTGGATCAGGTCACGCTCAACAGCTGGAACGAGATGCTGGTGACGCGCTACGAAGGGCCTAAGGCGCTGCCTCTGTGCCTGCGCGATTATCTGGATGGCCTCGGACAGACCATGCAGGTACCGCAGCTGCAGGTCTTCTGCTTCGCCCGCAATCGCGGGCAGGCCATCGCGCGGCGGGTCGAGCAGATATTCGAGGATGCCCAGCAAAGCCTCGCCAGCGCCGCTCACGGACGCTACCTGCTGCAGGTTCGCCAGCACTTCCACATGCTGCAGCGCGACGCAAACGCCCTGCACCTCACCAGCCTGAGCGATCGCGCCGCACTGCTCGAACACCTCGGCGAGGCTCACCATGCCTACAGCCCGCTGCAGCTCGAGCGTGCCGCCTTAGACGGTGACGATCTGGCGCTGATCCTTGCGCAAGGTCGCCCGGGATGCCTGCAGGTGTTCTACCGCACGGCGGGGGAAATCGCCGAACTCAGCGTGCTCGATGAATGCAATGCGCTCTGGCGCCAGCAGCTGCCCTATCGCGACGAGCGCACCCTGTTGCGCCCGCTGATGCGCTTCCTCGAGTCGATGCTCTATCGGCGCAACGCTCAGCAGGCCGGCCAGAGCCAGCAGCTGGTCGACCCGGCGATCCTCTTCTACCGCATTCAACCTGGGCAAGGCGCGCGACCGGCGCGACTCGAACGAAGACCGGCGCCCCAGGGCGAGGTCAATGATCCGTTCTACGACGTGCAGGCGATTGTCGAAGCGGGAGAGAACGGTCGTTCACAGGTCACCCTGTACTGCAACCATCAGGAGTTTTCCGGCCTGGAATATGGCGCCGAGCTGTTCGCCGCCGTGACCCGCATGATCATTTCCCGGCGCCGCGACGGTGAACGCTACCCCTGCTATATCACCGACCTCGACCTCACCGGCCTGCACGGCGGCGGGCGCAGTCAGACGGTGCAGTACCTACGCTACAAGGCGCGGCTGGAGGCCGCGCTAAACGCCGCCATGGACAGCTGA
- a CDS encoding sigma factor-like helix-turn-helix DNA-binding protein produces the protein MNFLLHILTMPTLAKADDHASRLQEHRCEQGSAHPDELTLIATALAQLPADTRTVFELHRLRGYTLEQIARELDITAGMAHQAIRTALSRCAVMLDGQPNGATKLP, from the coding sequence GTGAATTTCCTTCTACATATCCTGACCATGCCGACGCTTGCCAAAGCGGACGACCACGCGTCTCGCTTACAGGAGCATCGTTGCGAGCAGGGCTCTGCGCATCCGGATGAACTCACACTGATCGCCACCGCCCTGGCACAGCTGCCGGCGGACACCCGCACGGTCTTCGAACTGCATCGCCTGCGCGGCTACACGCTGGAGCAGATCGCCAGGGAGCTGGACATTACTGCCGGCATGGCCCACCAAGCGATACGTACTGCACTGAGTCGCTGCGCGGTCATGCTGGACGGACAGCCAAACGGAGCGACAAAGCTGCCGTAA
- a CDS encoding DUF4880 domain-containing protein, whose translation MEWLIWLQASPEDQELRAACEAWQRASPVNASAWQRAEQIWRLAGQLPPAPQRQRRPGKNPAAWIVRAICSRARKA comes from the coding sequence ATGGAATGGCTTATCTGGCTGCAGGCTTCGCCCGAGGACCAGGAATTGCGAGCTGCCTGCGAAGCCTGGCAACGGGCCTCGCCTGTCAATGCCAGCGCCTGGCAACGAGCGGAGCAGATATGGCGGCTGGCTGGGCAGCTTCCGCCAGCACCTCAACGACAGCGGCGACCTGGCAAAAACCCTGCCGCCTGGATCGTCAGGGCAATCTGCAGTCGCGCTCGGAAAGCCTGA
- the rnk gene encoding nucleoside diphosphate kinase regulator: MTSAPPIILTQLDLQRLERLLDSLDDYGPAAEALEQELSRAQIVERSEMPAGVVTMNSRVHCRDEGTGKDYHLTLVYPHDAGKEGTVSVLAPVGTALLGMSVGQHIDWPAPGGKVLKLTLLAIEYQPEAAGDPF, translated from the coding sequence ATGACCAGTGCACCGCCGATCATCCTTACCCAACTCGATCTGCAGCGCCTTGAGCGGCTGCTCGACAGCCTGGACGACTACGGTCCGGCCGCCGAAGCGCTCGAGCAGGAACTGTCGCGGGCGCAGATCGTGGAACGCAGCGAGATGCCCGCGGGCGTCGTGACCATGAATTCGCGTGTGCACTGCCGCGACGAAGGCACGGGCAAGGACTACCACCTGACGCTGGTCTATCCGCACGACGCCGGCAAGGAAGGCACCGTGTCCGTGCTGGCGCCGGTCGGTACGGCGCTGCTGGGCATGAGCGTCGGCCAGCACATCGACTGGCCAGCGCCGGGCGGCAAGGTGCTCAAGCTCACCCTGCTCGCGATCGAATACCAGCCCGAAGCGGCAGGCGACCCCTTCTAA
- the cyaY gene encoding iron donor protein CyaY — MSLSEARYHDLVDAVQESVEDVFDDTSLDVDLENSGGVLTVRFDNGSQLILSRQPALRQLWVAARSGGFHFDYDEGSQLWLCDASGERLGELLSRVTLEQGGEALEFEDI, encoded by the coding sequence ATGAGCCTGAGCGAAGCCCGTTATCACGATCTGGTCGATGCTGTGCAGGAGAGCGTCGAGGACGTGTTCGATGACACCAGTCTGGACGTCGACCTGGAGAACTCCGGTGGGGTGCTGACCGTGCGTTTCGATAACGGCAGCCAGCTGATCCTCAGCCGGCAGCCGGCGTTGCGCCAGCTGTGGGTCGCGGCGCGCTCCGGCGGCTTTCATTTCGACTACGACGAAGGCAGCCAGCTGTGGCTGTGCGATGCCAGCGGCGAGCGACTCGGCGAGCTGCTCTCGCGGGTGACGCTGGAGCAGGGCGGCGAAGCGCTGGAGTTCGAGGACATCTGA
- a CDS encoding lipoprotein has translation MKRLLLPFVALAVFAAALSGCGQKGPLYLPDDEQTVKERSKDRFEL, from the coding sequence ATGAAGCGCCTTCTGCTTCCCTTCGTCGCCCTCGCCGTCTTCGCCGCCGCGCTCAGCGGTTGTGGCCAGAAAGGTCCGCTGTACCTGCCGGATGACGAGCAAACCGTCAAAGAACGTTCCAAAGACCGTTTCGAACTCTAA
- the lysA gene encoding diaminopimelate decarboxylase, with the protein MEAFSYRDGQLFAEGVALPALAQRFGTPTYVYSRAHIEAQYRAYADALDGMPHLVCFAVKANSNLGVLNVLARLGAGFDIVSRGELERVLAAGGQPDRIVFSGVGKTRDDMRRALEVGVHCFNVESTDELERLQQVAAELGKKAPVSLRVNPDVDAGTHPYISTGLKENKFGIDIDNAEAVYARAAELPNLEVVGVDCHIGSQLTSLPPFLDALDRLLALTDRLAARGIQIRHLDLGGGLGVRYRDEQPPLAGDYIQAVRQRIEGRGLALVFEPGRSIVANAGVLLTRVEYLKHTAHKDFAIVDAAMNDLIRPALYQAWMNVIAVQPHEGDTRRYDIVGPICETGDFLAKDRELALVEGDLLAVCSAGAYGFVMSSNYNTRGRAAEVLVDGEQAFEVRRRESVQELYAGESLLPT; encoded by the coding sequence ATGGAGGCCTTCTCGTACCGCGACGGTCAACTCTTCGCGGAAGGCGTGGCACTGCCCGCACTTGCGCAACGCTTCGGCACCCCGACCTATGTCTATTCCCGCGCGCACATCGAGGCCCAGTACCGGGCCTATGCCGATGCGCTGGATGGCATGCCGCATCTGGTCTGCTTCGCCGTCAAAGCCAATTCGAACCTTGGCGTGCTGAACGTGCTGGCGCGTCTCGGCGCCGGCTTCGACATCGTCTCGCGCGGTGAGCTGGAGCGCGTGCTGGCCGCCGGCGGCCAGCCGGACCGTATCGTCTTCTCCGGCGTCGGCAAGACTCGTGACGACATGCGCCGCGCGCTGGAAGTCGGCGTGCACTGCTTCAACGTCGAGTCCACCGACGAGCTGGAGCGCCTGCAGCAGGTCGCCGCCGAGCTCGGCAAAAAGGCACCGGTGTCGCTGCGGGTCAACCCGGACGTCGATGCCGGTACCCATCCGTATATTTCCACCGGTCTGAAAGAAAACAAGTTCGGCATCGATATCGACAACGCCGAGGCAGTCTACGCCCGTGCCGCCGAGCTGCCGAACCTGGAAGTGGTCGGCGTCGATTGCCACATCGGTTCGCAACTGACCAGCCTGCCGCCGTTCCTCGATGCGCTCGACCGCCTGCTGGCGCTGACCGATCGCCTCGCCGCACGCGGCATCCAGATTCGTCACCTCGACCTCGGTGGCGGCCTCGGTGTGCGTTATCGCGACGAGCAGCCGCCGCTGGCCGGCGACTACATCCAGGCCGTGCGCCAACGCATCGAAGGCCGCGGGCTGGCGCTGGTGTTCGAGCCAGGCCGCTCCATCGTCGCCAACGCCGGCGTGCTGCTGACCCGCGTCGAATACCTCAAGCACACCGCGCACAAGGATTTCGCCATCGTCGACGCAGCGATGAACGACCTGATCCGCCCGGCGCTGTACCAGGCCTGGATGAACGTCATCGCGGTGCAGCCGCACGAAGGCGATACGCGTCGCTACGACATCGTCGGACCGATCTGCGAGACCGGCGACTTCCTCGCCAAGGATCGTGAGCTGGCACTGGTCGAGGGCGACCTGCTGGCGGTGTGTTCGGCCGGCGCCTACGGCTTCGTCATGAGCTCCAACTACAACACCCGCGGCCGCGCCGCCGAGGTGCTGGTGGACGGCGAGCAGGCCTTCGAAGTGCGCCGCCGCGAGAGCGTTCAGGAGCTATACGCCGGCGAAAGCCTGCTGCCCACTTGA
- the dapF gene encoding diaminopimelate epimerase: MLLRFTKMHGLGNDFMVIDLVSQHAHIQPKHAKQWGDRHTGVGFDQLLIVEPPQNPDVDFRYRIFNSDGSEVEQCGNGARCFARFVVDKRLTVKRKIKVETKGGIIELDIRPDGQIRVDMGPPRLAPADIPFQAEQEALSYPLEVDDQRVELAAVSMGNPHAVLRVDNVEQAPVHELGPKIEHHPRFPQRVNAGFLQVVDRRHARLRVWERGAGETQACGTGACAAAVAAIRQGWMDSPLQIELPGGRLSIEWAGPGQPVMMTGPAVRVFEGQVRL; encoded by the coding sequence ATGCTTCTGCGCTTTACCAAGATGCACGGTCTGGGCAACGATTTCATGGTCATCGACCTGGTCAGCCAGCACGCGCACATCCAGCCCAAGCACGCCAAGCAGTGGGGCGACCGCCACACCGGCGTCGGCTTCGATCAGCTGCTGATCGTCGAGCCGCCGCAGAACCCGGACGTGGATTTTCGCTACCGCATCTTCAATTCCGACGGCTCGGAAGTGGAGCAGTGCGGCAACGGCGCGCGCTGCTTCGCCCGCTTCGTGGTCGACAAGCGCCTGACCGTCAAACGCAAGATCAAGGTCGAAACCAAGGGCGGCATCATCGAGCTGGATATCCGACCCGACGGCCAGATCCGCGTCGACATGGGCCCGCCACGCCTGGCACCGGCAGATATCCCTTTCCAAGCCGAGCAGGAAGCGCTGAGCTATCCGCTCGAAGTCGATGACCAGCGCGTAGAGCTGGCCGCGGTGTCCATGGGCAACCCCCATGCAGTGCTGCGCGTCGACAACGTCGAGCAGGCGCCGGTGCATGAACTGGGGCCGAAGATCGAACACCATCCGCGCTTTCCGCAGAGGGTCAACGCCGGCTTCCTGCAGGTCGTCGACCGCCGCCATGCGCGGCTGCGCGTCTGGGAACGCGGCGCCGGCGAAACCCAGGCCTGCGGCACCGGCGCCTGCGCCGCGGCGGTCGCCGCCATCCGCCAGGGCTGGATGGATTCGCCGCTGCAGATCGAGCTGCCGGGTGGCCGTCTGTCCATCGAATGGGCAGGTCCCGGGCAGCCGGTTATGATGACCGGCCCCGCCGTTCGTGTATTTGAAGGACAGGTTCGCCTATGA
- a CDS encoding DUF484 family protein, with protein MTDQTQGSTPLPDAEAVAAYLRAHPEFFVDHDELIPELRIPHQPGTAVSLVERQVKLLRERNIEMRHRLSQLMDVARDNDRLFDKTRRLVLDLLDAGSLEEVVSAVEDSLRHEFQVPYVSLILFSDATLPVGRCVSTGEAQQSIGGLLDGGKTICGVLRPHELSFLFGAEDSGSVGSAAVVSLNNQLGVLAIGSPDPQHYKSSLGTLFLGYIAEVLTRVLPRFGTPLRSVR; from the coding sequence ATGACCGACCAGACTCAGGGCAGCACCCCGCTACCCGACGCCGAAGCCGTCGCCGCCTACCTGCGCGCCCACCCGGAATTCTTCGTCGATCACGACGAGCTGATCCCCGAGCTGCGCATTCCTCATCAGCCAGGCACCGCGGTGTCGCTGGTGGAGCGTCAGGTCAAGCTGCTGCGCGAGCGCAACATCGAGATGCGCCATCGGCTGTCGCAATTGATGGACGTGGCGCGCGACAACGACCGCCTGTTCGACAAGACCCGCCGCCTGGTGCTCGACCTGCTCGACGCCGGCAGCCTGGAAGAAGTGGTCAGCGCGGTGGAAGACAGCCTGCGCCACGAGTTCCAGGTGCCCTACGTCAGCCTCATCCTGTTCAGCGACGCGACACTGCCGGTGGGCCGCTGCGTCAGCACCGGCGAGGCGCAGCAGAGCATCGGCGGCCTGCTCGACGGCGGCAAGACCATCTGCGGCGTGCTCCGCCCGCACGAGCTGAGTTTCCTGTTCGGCGCCGAAGACAGCGGCAGCGTGGGCTCTGCGGCGGTAGTCAGCCTGAACAATCAGCTGGGTGTGCTGGCGATCGGCAGCCCGGACCCACAGCACTACAAGAGCTCGCTGGGCACCCTCTTCCTCGGCTATATCGCCGAAGTGCTGACCCGCGTGTTGCCGCGCTTCGGCACGCCGCTGCGCTCGGTACGCTAG
- the xerC gene encoding tyrosine recombinase XerC produces MKLAAALDAYFEHLRSARQLSGHSLDGYRRDLNKLLTYCERENIAEWDALQGRHLRQLVGELHRQGQSSRSLARLLSSVRGLYRYLNQEGLCRHDPAAGLSAPKGERRLPKLLDTDRAMQLLDGGVEDDFIGLRDQAMLELFYSSGLRLSELVGLNLDQLDLAAGLVRVLGKGNKVRELPVGSKAREALQAWLPVRALANPVDGAVFIGQQGRRLGARAVQLRVRQAGVRELGQHLHPHMLRHSFASHLLESSQDLRSVQELLGHADIGTTQIYTHLDFQHLAKVYDQAHPRAKRKQDTDT; encoded by the coding sequence TTGAAGCTTGCCGCTGCTCTTGATGCCTACTTCGAACACCTGCGCAGCGCCCGGCAGCTGTCGGGCCACTCGCTGGACGGCTACCGCCGCGACCTGAACAAGCTGCTGACTTACTGCGAGCGCGAAAACATCGCCGAATGGGATGCGCTGCAAGGCCGGCACCTGCGCCAGCTGGTCGGTGAACTGCATCGCCAGGGCCAGTCCAGCCGCAGCCTGGCGCGCCTGCTCTCATCGGTGCGCGGCCTCTACCGCTACCTGAATCAGGAAGGCCTCTGCCGGCACGATCCGGCAGCGGGCCTGTCCGCGCCGAAAGGTGAACGGCGTCTACCCAAGCTGCTGGATACCGATCGCGCCATGCAGCTGCTCGATGGTGGCGTCGAGGACGACTTCATCGGCCTGCGCGATCAGGCGATGCTCGAGCTGTTCTATTCATCCGGCCTGCGGCTGTCGGAACTGGTCGGCCTGAACCTCGACCAGCTCGACCTGGCCGCCGGCCTGGTGCGGGTGCTCGGCAAGGGCAACAAGGTGCGCGAACTGCCGGTCGGGAGCAAGGCACGCGAGGCCTTGCAAGCCTGGTTGCCTGTACGTGCACTGGCCAACCCGGTCGACGGCGCTGTTTTCATCGGCCAGCAGGGTCGCCGTCTCGGCGCGCGGGCCGTGCAACTGCGGGTGCGCCAGGCCGGCGTGCGCGAGCTCGGTCAGCACCTGCACCCGCATATGCTGCGCCACAGTTTCGCCAGCCACCTGCTGGAATCCTCGCAGGATCTGCGCTCGGTGCAGGAGCTGCTCGGCCATGCCGACATCGGCACCACGCAGATCTACACGCACCTGGATTTCCAGCACCTGGCCAAGGTCTACGATCAGGCGCATCCGCGCGCCAAGCGCAAGCAGGACACCGACACATGA
- a CDS encoding HAD family hydrolase: MSIRLITFDLDDTFWETTPAIQSAETALRDWLAVQAPRLGEFPVEALGAIRRMLIEQDPALRHRISELRRRILQHALHDAGYPADEADALAEQAFQVFLDARHEVQIFPDVQPTLEFLANHYSLGVITNGNADVRRLGLADYFQFTLCAEELGVGKPDPHPFQQALRLGDARPEQAVHVGDHALDDIAGAQQAGMRAIWFNPKRNAWPHDYHPDAQIQSLAELPKLLLSWRGD; this comes from the coding sequence ATGAGCATTCGCCTGATCACCTTCGACCTGGACGACACCTTCTGGGAAACCACGCCGGCCATCCAGAGCGCCGAAACCGCACTGCGCGACTGGCTGGCTGTGCAAGCACCGCGCCTGGGCGAATTTCCCGTCGAAGCCCTGGGCGCGATCCGCCGCATGCTGATCGAACAGGACCCGGCGCTACGCCACCGTATCAGCGAGCTGCGCCGACGCATCCTGCAGCACGCACTGCACGATGCCGGCTATCCCGCCGATGAAGCGGACGCGCTGGCCGAGCAGGCGTTTCAGGTCTTTCTCGATGCGCGCCACGAGGTGCAGATTTTCCCGGACGTGCAGCCCACGCTGGAATTTCTCGCCAATCACTACAGCCTCGGCGTGATCACCAACGGCAACGCCGACGTGCGCCGCCTCGGCCTGGCCGACTATTTCCAGTTCACCCTGTGCGCCGAGGAGCTGGGCGTCGGCAAACCCGACCCGCATCCGTTCCAGCAAGCCTTGCGCCTGGGCGATGCGCGCCCGGAACAGGCCGTGCACGTCGGCGACCATGCGCTGGACGACATTGCCGGGGCGCAGCAGGCGGGCATGCGGGCGATCTGGTTCAACCCCAAGCGCAACGCTTGGCCGCACGATTACCATCCCGATGCGCAGATCCAGAGCCTGGCCGAATTGCCCAAGCTGCTGCTCAGCTGGCGCGGCGACTGA
- the sutA gene encoding transcriptional regulator SutA: MSDEELEQDDLDVSDEEEGEELNAADDGDDSLDDEGTDSERATPAKKAKAKAVEPDELPSLEAKQKERDALARAMEEFLARGGQVQEVEPNVVADPPKKPDSKYGSRPI; this comes from the coding sequence ATGAGCGACGAAGAACTAGAACAAGACGATCTGGACGTTAGCGACGAGGAGGAAGGGGAAGAGCTGAACGCCGCCGATGATGGCGACGACAGCCTCGACGACGAAGGGACCGACAGCGAGCGCGCCACGCCGGCCAAGAAGGCCAAGGCGAAGGCCGTGGAACCGGACGAGCTGCCGAGCCTGGAAGCCAAGCAGAAAGAGCGCGATGCGCTGGCGCGGGCCATGGAAGAATTCCTCGCGCGTGGCGGCCAGGTGCAGGAAGTCGAGCCCAATGTGGTCGCCGACCCGCCGAAGAAACCGGATAGCAAGTACGGCAGCCGCCCTATTTGA
- a CDS encoding secondary thiamine-phosphate synthase enzyme YjbQ, with the protein MWQQTLITLRARPRGFHLITDELLDALPELRQCRVGLLHLWLRHTSASLTINENADAAVRRDFERFFNRLVPQGEGGYEHDYEGPDDLPAHFKASLLGCQLSLPVSDGRLTLGTWQGIYLGEHRDQGGARQIVATLHGTAS; encoded by the coding sequence ATGTGGCAACAGACCCTGATCACCTTGCGAGCGCGCCCACGCGGCTTTCATCTCATCACCGATGAGCTGCTCGACGCACTGCCGGAACTGCGGCAATGCCGGGTTGGTCTGTTACACCTGTGGTTGCGGCATACCTCGGCCTCGCTGACGATCAACGAGAATGCCGATGCAGCGGTTCGGCGAGATTTCGAACGCTTCTTCAATCGCCTGGTGCCGCAGGGTGAGGGAGGCTACGAGCACGACTACGAAGGGCCGGACGATCTGCCGGCGCATTTCAAGGCCAGCCTGCTCGGCTGCCAGTTGAGCCTGCCGGTCAGCGACGGGCGTCTGACACTTGGTACCTGGCAGGGCATCTATCTCGGAGAGCACCGCGACCAGGGTGGCGCGCGGCAGATAGTGGCAACGCTGCACGGGACGGCAAGTTGA